One Aegilops tauschii subsp. strangulata cultivar AL8/78 chromosome 7, Aet v6.0, whole genome shotgun sequence genomic window carries:
- the LOC109779754 gene encoding uncharacterized protein: MPPRHRSSSGYRSVRECPSGAYYAEIRSGDVRLGLGTFKTPHEAARAYDEAAWRLERPRSQMNLRDVYTLEQAQAVAPPPRLITDLHRAEHHRRQRHLLIDEEEDRAMAEWRRRHPEDVTNERAFWAERTGKRRAEQVDRRRRKALAVSQCDLVNAGGKSFFTSDDERWEDVWISTSDNTSEGDDEDDSE; the protein is encoded by the coding sequence atgccgccgcgccaCCGGTCATCTTCAGGCTACCGCAGCGTCCGCGAGTGCCCCTCCGGCGCGTACTACGCTGAGATCCGGTCcggcgacgtccgcctcggcctcggcacaTTCAAGACCCCgcacgaggccgcccgcgcgtacgacgagGCGGCGTGGCGCCTAGAGAGGCCTCGCTCGCAGATGAACCTCCGCGACGTCTACACGCTTGAGCAGGCGCAGGCCGTcgcccctcctcctcgtcttATCACGGACCTGCACCGTGCGGAGCACCATCGACGGCAGCGCCACCTCCTCATCGACGAGGAGGAAGATCGAGCCATGGCGGAGTGGCGCCGGCGCCACCCGGAGGACGTCACCAACGAGCGCGCCTTCTGGGCGGAGAGGACGGGAAAGCGCCGCGCGGAGCAGGTGGACCGGCGTCGGCGGAAGGCACTGGCCGTATCACAGTGCGATCTCGTCAACGCCGGTGGGAAGTCGTTCTTCACGTCCGACGATGAACGTTGGGAGGACGTGTGGATCTCTACGTCGGACAACACCAGCGagggtgatgatgaggacgactCGGAGTAG